A region of Deltaproteobacteria bacterium DNA encodes the following proteins:
- a CDS encoding tyrosine-type recombinase/integrase, producing MWQALRYAARHGVALPPLPERPRFPRRTVVRPHIFSPEEIDRLLGAARDLGPSDSLRPETFFTLFALLVTTGIRIGEALAMDIGDIDFEGASLRIRRGKFGKSRIVPLHPTTVEALRTYMGRRLAAHGTDLGSAPFFSTLCKTRLAHRTVHGTYRELIERARISTPGGGLPRIHDLRHTFAVRRLLDWYGRGIDVNERLAALSTYLGHVDVSSTLVYLRPNEETLREAAKRFQHRCPLPIPAGEGSRDR from the coding sequence CTTTCCGCGGCGGACGGTCGTTCGACCGCACATCTTCTCCCCGGAGGAAATCGACCGTCTCCTCGGAGCGGCGCGCGATCTCGGTCCTTCTGACTCTCTCCGGCCCGAGACCTTCTTCACGCTCTTCGCGCTCCTGGTGACTACGGGAATCCGAATCGGCGAAGCCCTGGCGATGGACATCGGGGACATCGACTTCGAAGGCGCATCGCTGCGCATCCGAAGGGGGAAGTTCGGGAAGTCGCGAATCGTTCCCCTGCACCCGACAACCGTCGAAGCTCTCCGTACCTACATGGGACGCCGGCTGGCCGCTCACGGAACCGATTTGGGATCCGCCCCCTTCTTCTCGACGCTGTGCAAGACGCGCCTCGCCCACCGGACGGTCCATGGCACGTATCGAGAGCTGATCGAGAGGGCACGCATCAGCACCCCGGGTGGTGGTCTCCCCAGGATTCACGATCTGCGTCACACCTTCGCCGTTCGCCGACTCCTGGACTGGTATGGTCGCGGGATCGACGTCAACGAACGTCTCGCGGCGCTCTCCACCTACCTCGGGCACGTCGACGTCAGCAGCACGCTGGTCTATCTCCGGCCGAACGAAGAGACCCTACGTGAAGCCGCCAAACGCTTCCAGCACAGGTGTCCGCTTCCGATTCCTGCGGGGGAAGGGAGCCGCGATCGATGA